TATATTAATTTACTATATATAATTATAACGTTTAAAAGAACCAAAGGTGAATTGAAATTATCTGAGGATGATATAAAAAAGCTTGAAGAATTATCAGTATCAAGGACAGAGAAATACAGCACTGTTTAAAGGTCAAAGATACTTTTAATGTATTATAACAATAAAAGCATTAATTATATAGCAAAATCGATGAATGTATACGAGGCAAAGATATACAGGACAGTAAATAAGGCTTTACTATCTGGAATAGATGCAGCATTAAACGATAGACAAAGACCAGGAAAGCCAAGAATGATATCCGATGAGGCAAGGGCATACATTATTAAAACAGCATGCACAAAGCCCATAGAACTAGGATTATCATATGAATTATGGACCAACAGGTTATTAACAAGATACATAAGGGAAAATGCACCCGAAGAATACAATATATCTGGAATATCCAATGGAACAGTATCAAAGATTCTTAAAAAAAGCAATATAAAGCCATATAAAATTACATACTATGAGGAGAAAACAGATCCTGATTTTGATGTAAAGGGAAGGGAGATACTGCATGTGTATAAGGATATAAACATATATAAGAGAAATAATGACAACAATAATGAATTGTATGCATTTTTATCCTATGATGAGAAACCTGGAATACAGGCAACAGGAAATATATACAATGACAAGCCTCCAGATAAAAATCACAGTAATATTGCAAGGAACCACGATTACATCAGGCATGGTACACTATCATTGCTTGCAGGAATAGACCTTGTTACAGGGCATATAATATATAGCATTGAAGATAAGCATAAAAGCATAGAATTTATTAAATGCCTTGATAATGTGGATAAATATTACCCTGATGATTATAAAATAAAAATAATTTTAGATAACAATTCCATACATAAATCAAAGGAAACACAGGAATACCTTAATAAAAAACCCGGAAGGTTTAAATTTGTATTTACGCCTGTGCATGCAAACTAGAGTTTTGCGTTAATTATATAGCAACCACATGATTTAATTTATCTCTGAATTTCAGGACATTCCTTGCTGATTTATACGGGTTCAGCATGGATTGTTTAACAGCCATAACGAATCGATCACCATACCTACTGAATCCATCAAACAGTGATTCAAGGAATTGGAAGCAGATCCATCTCTCCGCTTCCCTATCCTTCAATGTAAGTCGAGATATTTTCGCATTGACATTATGGCGGAAATTTTGAGGATCACCCCTTCTTGTTGACGTTAGATTAAGGTGCATCTCTGTCTCGCAAAGCTTCCTCATAAAGATGTGACCTAAACCCCCCTTGCTTAATATCCCTGTGAATTATCTCGATATAGCTGCGCCTGAGATATGTTTCTATTATTCGCTTCATGTTCCATTCCGATCTGTTTGTTGCATAGTATCGTTTAAAATTGATGCCTTCTGATATGATTACCTTCACCTGTC
This genomic stretch from Thermoplasma volcanium GSS1 harbors:
- a CDS encoding IS630 family transposase, translated to MLLMYYNNKSINYIAKSMNVYEAKIYRTVNKALLSGIDAALNDRQRPGKPRMISDEARAYIIKTACTKPIELGLSYELWTNRLLTRYIRENAPEEYNISGISNGTVSKILKKSNIKPYKITYYEEKTDPDFDVKGREILHVYKDINIYKRNNDNNNELYAFLSYDEKPGIQATGNIYNDKPPDKNHSNIARNHDYIRHGTLSLLAGIDLVTGHIIYSIEDKHKSIEFIKCLDNVDKYYPDDYKIKIILDNNSIHKSKETQEYLNKKPGRFKFVFTPVHAN